The following are from one region of the Candidatus Bathyarchaeota archaeon genome:
- a CDS encoding DUF5343 domain-containing protein, which yields MSEIPYTNLAGKIPKYFQKIQEAGVPQKVDYNWLNQCGFKSRNDRYILQVLKFIGFIDESKNPTELWVSYKSPATARAALAKGIRSGYSDLFSLYPQANRKAKDDLYAYFSSKTGKAKNTVDLIVNTFINLCQLADFEAEAPKETKEKQENEEKANSESGIKSEKKKQIIPQITEGFAVNMNIQITLPVTEDAKVYENIFKALREQLFKSD from the coding sequence ATGTCAGAAATACCCTATACAAACTTGGCTGGCAAAATTCCAAAATATTTCCAGAAAATTCAAGAAGCTGGAGTTCCCCAAAAAGTAGATTATAATTGGTTAAATCAATGCGGATTCAAAAGTAGAAATGACAGATATATTCTGCAAGTACTGAAATTTATTGGATTCATTGATGAAAGCAAAAATCCTACAGAATTATGGGTGTCCTATAAGTCACCAGCAACTGCGCGAGCAGCATTAGCTAAAGGTATAAGGAGTGGATACAGTGATTTGTTCTCACTCTATCCTCAAGCAAATCGAAAAGCCAAAGATGACCTCTATGCTTATTTTAGCTCAAAAACAGGAAAAGCAAAAAACACCGTTGACCTAATAGTCAACACTTTCATTAATTTATGCCAATTAGCAGACTTTGAAGCTGAAGCACCTAAAGAAACCAAAGAAAAACAGGAAAATGAAGAAAAAGCCAACTCGGAGAGCGGCATAAAGAGCGAAAAGAAAAAACAAATAATTCCACAAATCACAGAAGGATTTGCGGTCAATATGAATATCCAGATAACTTTGCCAGTAACAGAAGACGCAAAAGTTTATGAAAACATTTTCAAAGCCCTCAGAGAGCAACTCTTCAAATCAGACTGA